In the genome of Streptomyces fagopyri, the window CGTCGGGAACAGCCATTCCAGCGCGGCGAGGCTCTTGTCGACGTACTTGCCCTGTCCCGTCTCGATGCCGTGTGCCAGGTCCTCGAAGACACTGCACCTGGCGTAGAACACGGCGCGCTCGCTGAGAGCCGCGAGGCCGTCGGTGTCGGTTCGACAGCCGCTGAGGGCGGCGCGGACGGCGGCAGGGCCGAGGTCGCGGAGGAGCAGCCCGAAGTCATGGGCCGGATCGACGACGGCCGCGTCGCTCCAGTCGATGATGCCGGTCACCGTCCAGGTGGCCGGGTCGATCAGAACGTGCTCGATCCCCAGATCGTTGTGGGAGAACGCCGGGGTGCATCCGCCGTGCGGTGGTGCGGCGCCCAGGAACGCCTCGACGGGTCCGCGGTGCGCCACCGGTACCCGCCCGGCTACCGTCGCGTAGTTCTCCGTGGCCACGTGTCGCCACTCGGCCGGCGGCTGGTGGTCCGCTTCCACCAGACCGGCCAGCCGATCGACCGGAACGGCATGCAGCGCGGCGAGCAGCTCACCGAGCGTGGCGGCGATCGACGTGCCGTGCGCCGATCGCCGGTGCCGGGGCATGTCCAACAGGGGCGTGCCGGGGAGCTTGCGGTAGGCCAGGCATCCCTGCTCCGCGACCGTGAACGCCGGTTCGGGGACGGGCAGGGGCGAGATGTCGGCGACGGCGGCGAGCACCCGGGCCTCGTGGCTCACCAGGGCGGTCCGCCGTGCCAGGTCGGGTTCCTTGCTGAAGCGCACGATCAGCTCACCGTTGACCTCGTACGCCAGATTGTCCAGTCCCTCGCCGAGCGGCGCGACGGACTCGATCCAATAGTCGGGCATGTGCGCGACCACGACGCTGCGGACGTCTGCGACGCGGTCACGGCTGCGACTGGTCATCTGCCGACCGTATCAATCGACCGCACGGGGGCCGGCGATCGTCGTCGGGGGCCGCGCGGTGCGAACTGGCGTCCCGTGGAGGGGTCTTCCACAGGGGGACGGAGGGAGGAGGCAGGCGGTCGGAGAGCTCCGGCGCCAGCACCGCACCCGCACCGGCTCCGGCGTCGGCGCCCGCACTCGCACCCGCACCGGCGTTCGCGTCGGCACCCGCACCGGCGTCGGCGGTGTCGAGCGGCCGGCGCTGTCGAGCGGCCCGCGGCGACGGCCCCACCCGTGCACGGACGGGGCCGGGTCCGGTGGTCCGGCCGTCATCAGCATGGCGCCGACGACGAGGACCGCGGAGACGAGGAAAGCCCTGCGACGGTTGCCGGACATGAAAGACCCCTTGGTGTCGAGAGGTCGGAGCCGAAGCGGTGCCGGCTCCTCGGTACGTGCTCGATCCCTGAGAAGGGATTACGGGCCGAGGGGATGCCGGTGTCGTCGTTCCACCGCACCGCCGTCACACGCTGGTGACATGGTCACGACGCGGAGGACGGCCGGGACCGGGGACGTGACTTCGCCGGGGCGTGGGGGGTGCGGCAGCGCACGGGCGGAGTTCGTTGTCCGCCTGACCTGTCCGGACAAGTGAGGGACGTACGGGACCTGCGCCAAGTGAGGGACGTACGGGACCTGCGCCTTTACCTGCCGCTGAAGATCTCGTCGCGTACTGGCCATCTGTTCTTGGTCAACCTCCCCCCAAAGAACCTTATGTTCACGGTCAAATGATGGGCAAGAACAGCAATGGAGGACGTTGTGTCCCTGGATGCCCGTAGGGCTCGGCGGTTCGCCGCTCCCGCAGCCGCCGCAGTCGCCGCCGCCGTCGTGACGATGGTGGTCAACCCGACGCTGGGCGCGTCGGCCTCGGCTCCGCAGGCCGCGGCCAAGGCCAAGGCCCCGACCGCCAAGAACGTCATCTTCATCAACGGCGACGGCATGGGTGCCGCCATGCGCCAGGCCGCCCGTCTGCACCTGGCCGGCCTGGGTGGCCAGCTCGCGATGGACAAGCTCCCCGTCTCGGGCCAGCTGACCACCGAGCCGGACGACCCGAAGGCCGTCGTCACCGACTCGGCCGCCGCGGCGACCGCGTGGGCCACCGGCGAGAAGACCTACAACGGCGCGATCAGCGTCGACGTGGACGGCAACCCGCTGGCCACCCTCGGCCAGCAGGCCAAGGCGGCCGGCAAGGCCACCGGCCTGGTCACCACCGCGCAGGTCACCGACGCCTCGCCGGCGGCGTTCTTCTCGAACACCGCCAACCGTTCGGCGCAGGACGAGATCGCCCGCCAGTACATCGAGGTCAGCAAGCCCGACGTCATCCTGGGCGGTGGCGAGGACTGGTGGCTGCCCGCGGGCACCGCCGGCGCGTTCAAGGACCAGCCCGCCGAGGACCCGTCCGAGGCGAGCAAGGGCACCAAGGGCGACCTCATCAAGAAGGCCAAGAAGGCCGGTTACTCCTACGTCAACAGCGCGGACCAGCTCAGCCGCGCCAAGGACGGCAAGCTCCTCGGTCTTTTCGCCAACGAGGAGATGTTCCAGCAGCGTCCCGAGGGCCAGGGCGACGTGTACAGCCCGGTGGTCGGTCTCTCCACCATGACCAGCAAGGCCCTGAGCACGCTGGACAAGAACAAGAAGGGCTTCTTCCTCATGGTCGAGGAGGAGGGCACCGACGAGTTCGCGCACTCCAACAACGCCACCCGCACCCTGCAGTCCATGCAGGAGCTGGAGAAGGCCGTGGCCGTGGCCCGCGCGTACGTCGCCACCCACTCCGACACCCTGCTGGTCATC includes:
- a CDS encoding phosphotransferase family protein, translating into MTSRSRDRVADVRSVVVAHMPDYWIESVAPLGEGLDNLAYEVNGELIVRFSKEPDLARRTALVSHEARVLAAVADISPLPVPEPAFTVAEQGCLAYRKLPGTPLLDMPRHRRSAHGTSIAATLGELLAALHAVPVDRLAGLVEADHQPPAEWRHVATENYATVAGRVPVAHRGPVEAFLGAAPPHGGCTPAFSHNDLGIEHVLIDPATWTVTGIIDWSDAAVVDPAHDFGLLLRDLGPAAVRAALSGCRTDTDGLAALSERAVFYARCSVFEDLAHGIETGQGKYVDKSLAALEWLFPT
- a CDS encoding alkaline phosphatase, which gives rise to MEDVVSLDARRARRFAAPAAAAVAAAVVTMVVNPTLGASASAPQAAAKAKAPTAKNVIFINGDGMGAAMRQAARLHLAGLGGQLAMDKLPVSGQLTTEPDDPKAVVTDSAAAATAWATGEKTYNGAISVDVDGNPLATLGQQAKAAGKATGLVTTAQVTDASPAAFFSNTANRSAQDEIARQYIEVSKPDVILGGGEDWWLPAGTAGAFKDQPAEDPSEASKGTKGDLIKKAKKAGYSYVNSADQLSRAKDGKLLGLFANEEMFQQRPEGQGDVYSPVVGLSTMTSKALSTLDKNKKGFFLMVEEEGTDEFAHSNNATRTLQSMQELEKAVAVARAYVATHSDTLLVITGDHETGGLAVEESDAADESGTGISTEDGPFSIRGSEKSFYIDWTTSGHTGVDVPVTAAGPLSDRFTGKHANTHVYDVLREALTRR